One window from the genome of Streptomyces sp. NBC_00287 encodes:
- a CDS encoding ABC transporter permease, giving the protein MTPPTPSAAAPLEATDESVEKSITSPAPAANESRSPGQLAWRRFKRDRTGVISAYIVIFFFLVAICAPLISMLYGKDPYTLYGQEQAGLLNEAGFPVKANGGIDGDFWFGVEPQLGRDVFTFLVYGIRTSLLIATATTILVTLIGVTVGITAGYLGGKTDYLIGRVIDILLSFPSTLFFIAFMPVVYGVFVAPDEEIPTWLRATCLILVLTAFGWASIARLLRGQVLALREREFVEAAKVTGASPARVIFKELLPNLWTPILIQSTLALPAFVTAEAGLAFLGVGIIDPTPDWGVMIQRGAQFYTEDITFMIFPGVSMIIFVLAFNLLGDSVRDALDPKSKR; this is encoded by the coding sequence ATGACCCCCCCAACTCCATCAGCGGCTGCCCCGCTTGAGGCGACCGACGAGAGCGTCGAGAAGTCGATCACTTCTCCCGCACCGGCGGCCAACGAGAGCAGGTCCCCGGGACAGCTCGCCTGGCGTCGCTTCAAGCGGGACCGCACGGGCGTCATATCCGCCTATATCGTGATCTTCTTCTTCCTGGTCGCGATATGCGCTCCGCTCATCTCGATGCTCTACGGCAAGGACCCGTACACCCTGTACGGACAGGAGCAGGCAGGCCTGCTCAACGAGGCGGGCTTCCCGGTCAAGGCGAACGGCGGTATCGACGGCGACTTCTGGTTCGGCGTCGAACCGCAGCTGGGCCGCGACGTCTTCACGTTCCTGGTCTACGGCATCCGCACCTCGCTGCTGATCGCGACGGCCACCACGATCCTGGTCACCCTCATCGGCGTGACCGTCGGCATCACCGCCGGGTACCTCGGCGGCAAGACCGACTACCTCATCGGCCGGGTCATCGACATCCTGCTGTCGTTCCCGTCGACGCTGTTCTTCATCGCCTTCATGCCGGTCGTCTACGGCGTCTTCGTCGCCCCCGACGAGGAGATCCCGACCTGGCTGCGGGCCACCTGCCTGATCCTCGTGCTGACCGCCTTCGGCTGGGCGTCCATCGCCCGTCTGCTGCGCGGCCAGGTACTGGCCCTGCGTGAGCGGGAGTTCGTCGAGGCGGCCAAGGTGACCGGGGCTTCGCCTGCCCGCGTCATCTTCAAGGAACTGCTGCCCAACCTGTGGACTCCGATCCTGATCCAGTCCACGCTCGCTCTCCCGGCGTTCGTGACCGCGGAGGCGGGCCTCGCCTTCCTCGGCGTCGGCATCATCGACCCGACCCCGGACTGGGGCGTCATGATCCAGCGCGGTGCGCAGTTCTACACGGAAGACATCACCTTCATGATCTTCCCGGGCGTATCGATGATCATCTTCGTCCTCGCCTTCAATCTGCTCGGCGACTCGGTACGCGACGCACTCGACCCGAAGTCCAAGCGCTGA
- a CDS encoding peptide ABC transporter substrate-binding protein, whose translation MRGATHAKWAACAAAVALAATACGGDDDGGGTGGDSGAVLSSSWGDPQNPLEPANTNEVQGGKVLDMIFRGLKRYDPETGEANDMLAEKIDTTDSQNFTITIKDGWTFSNGEKVTAKSFVDAWNYGASLKNNQKNAYFFGYIEGYDKTHPAEGKQTADTLSGLKVVDDRTFTVKLNQKFSSFPETLGYAAFAPLPQSFFDDHDAWLSKPVGNGPYTIDSYAKGSQMSLRAWDGYPGEDKAQNGGVDLKVYTDNNTAYTDLLAGNLDLVDDVPAAQLQNVQADLGDRYLNTPAGIIQTIAFPFYDDNWNKPGMEKVRTGLSRAINREQITETIFQKTRTPATDWTSPVLGEEGGFKEGLCGDACEYDAEEARRLIEEGGGLPGGQVKITTNTDTGSHKEWVDAVCNSINNALDNERACVANPVGTFADFRSQITDLKMSGPFRAGWQMDYPLIQNFLQPLYYTNASSNDGKWSNKEFDDLVDQANAETDTAKAVATFQQAEEVVRDNMAAIPLWYQNGSAGYSERLSDVKLNPFSVPVYNEIKVG comes from the coding sequence ATGCGTGGAGCCACGCACGCCAAATGGGCCGCTTGCGCGGCGGCGGTAGCGCTCGCGGCGACGGCCTGCGGAGGCGATGACGACGGCGGCGGCACCGGTGGCGACAGCGGCGCGGTGCTGAGTTCCTCCTGGGGTGACCCGCAGAACCCGCTGGAGCCCGCCAACACCAATGAGGTGCAGGGCGGCAAGGTCCTCGACATGATCTTCCGCGGGCTCAAGCGGTACGACCCGGAGACCGGCGAGGCCAACGACATGCTCGCCGAGAAGATCGACACCACCGACTCGCAGAACTTCACCATCACCATCAAGGACGGCTGGACCTTCAGCAACGGTGAGAAGGTCACCGCCAAGTCCTTCGTGGACGCCTGGAACTACGGTGCCAGCCTGAAGAACAACCAGAAGAACGCGTACTTCTTCGGCTACATCGAGGGCTACGACAAGACCCACCCGGCGGAAGGCAAGCAGACCGCCGACACCCTCTCCGGACTGAAGGTCGTCGACGACAGGACCTTCACCGTCAAGCTCAACCAGAAGTTCTCGTCCTTCCCCGAGACCCTGGGCTACGCCGCCTTCGCCCCGCTCCCGCAGTCGTTCTTCGACGACCACGACGCCTGGCTGAGCAAGCCCGTCGGCAACGGCCCGTACACCATCGACTCCTACGCCAAGGGCTCGCAGATGTCCCTGCGCGCCTGGGACGGCTACCCCGGCGAGGACAAGGCGCAGAACGGCGGCGTCGACCTCAAGGTCTACACCGACAACAACACCGCCTACACCGACCTGCTGGCAGGCAACCTAGACCTGGTCGACGACGTCCCGGCCGCCCAGCTCCAGAACGTCCAGGCCGACCTCGGCGACCGCTACCTCAACACCCCCGCCGGCATCATCCAGACGATCGCCTTCCCCTTCTACGACGACAACTGGAACAAGCCCGGGATGGAGAAGGTCCGCACGGGCCTGTCCCGGGCCATCAACCGGGAGCAGATCACCGAGACCATCTTCCAGAAGACCCGCACCCCGGCCACCGACTGGACCTCCCCGGTGCTCGGCGAGGAAGGCGGCTTCAAGGAAGGGCTGTGCGGCGACGCCTGCGAGTACGACGCCGAGGAGGCCAGGCGGCTCATCGAGGAGGGCGGCGGGCTCCCCGGCGGCCAGGTCAAGATCACGACCAACACGGACACCGGCTCGCACAAGGAGTGGGTGGACGCCGTCTGCAACTCCATCAACAACGCGCTCGACAACGAGCGCGCCTGCGTCGCCAACCCGGTCGGCACCTTCGCCGACTTCCGCAGCCAGATCACCGACCTGAAGATGAGCGGCCCGTTCCGTGCGGGCTGGCAAATGGACTACCCGCTCATCCAGAACTTCCTCCAGCCGCTCTACTACACCAACGCCTCCTCCAACGACGGCAAGTGGTCCAACAAGGAGTTCGACGACCTCGTCGACCAGGCCAACGCCGAGACCGACACCGCCAAGGCCGTCGCGACCTTCCAGCAGGCCGAGGAGGTCGTACGGGACAACATGGCCGCCATCCCGCTCTGGTACCAGAACGGCAGCGCCGGCTACTCGGAGCGGCTGTCCGACGTGAAGCTCAACCCCTTCAGCGTCCCCGTCTACAACGAGATCAAGGTCGGCTGA
- a CDS encoding ABC transporter permease, with translation MGRYVVRRLLQMIPVFIGATLLIFLMVNVMGDPIAGLCGDRQCDPATAAQLEKEFGLDKPVWQQYLTYMGNVFTGDFGTAFNGQEVTELMASAFPVTIRLTIVAILFEIVIGITLGVITGLRRGRPVDTAVLLVTLVVISVPTFVTGLLLQLLLGVEWDWIDPSVSADATFGELIVPGLVLASVSLAYVTRLTRTSIAENKRSDYVRTAVAKGLPQHRVITRHLLRNSLIPVVTFIGTDIGALMGGAIVTERIFNIHGVGYQLYQGILRQNTQTVVGFVTVLVLVFLVANLLVDLLYAVLDPRIRYA, from the coding sequence ATGGGACGGTACGTCGTCCGGCGTCTGCTCCAGATGATCCCGGTCTTCATCGGGGCGACCCTGCTGATCTTCCTCATGGTGAACGTGATGGGCGACCCCATCGCCGGGCTGTGCGGAGACCGGCAGTGCGACCCGGCGACGGCCGCCCAGCTGGAGAAGGAGTTCGGCCTCGACAAGCCGGTGTGGCAGCAATACCTGACGTACATGGGGAACGTCTTCACCGGCGACTTCGGCACCGCGTTCAACGGGCAGGAGGTCACCGAGCTGATGGCGTCGGCGTTCCCGGTGACCATCCGGCTGACGATCGTCGCGATCCTCTTCGAGATCGTCATCGGCATCACCCTGGGCGTCATCACGGGCCTGCGCCGGGGCCGGCCCGTCGACACCGCCGTCCTGCTGGTCACCCTCGTGGTGATCTCCGTGCCGACCTTCGTCACCGGTCTGCTGCTCCAACTGCTGCTCGGCGTGGAGTGGGACTGGATCGACCCCTCTGTCTCCGCCGACGCCACCTTCGGCGAGCTGATCGTGCCGGGCCTGGTCCTCGCCTCGGTCTCCCTCGCCTACGTCACCCGGCTGACCCGGACCTCCATCGCGGAGAACAAGCGGTCCGACTACGTCCGTACGGCCGTCGCCAAGGGCCTGCCCCAGCACCGGGTGATCACCAGGCATCTGCTGCGCAACTCGCTGATCCCCGTCGTCACCTTCATCGGCACCGACATCGGGGCGCTCATGGGCGGCGCGATCGTCACCGAGCGGATCTTCAACATCCACGGCGTCGGCTACCAGCTCTACCAGGGCATCCTGCGGCAGAACACCCAGACCGTCGTCGGCTTCGTGACCGTCCTCGTCCTGGTCTTCCTGGTCGCCAATCTGCTCGTCGACCTTCTCTACGCCGTACTCGATCCGAGGATCCGCTATGCCTGA